The sequence below is a genomic window from Nicotiana tomentosiformis chromosome 6, ASM39032v3, whole genome shotgun sequence.
GCTTTTAAGTAACAACGTAGCCTAGAAACAAGAAGGAATTAACATGTTGAATTAAGTTGATGGGACTTATCACTTGAATGAACGTATACAATTACACAATCAGTGTCGAGCAACATGATTATTCTAAAAATATTGATATATATACTAGTTCGAATTAACGTGAACAATACATAAGATAGATGATAGATCAGCTATATATAAAGATAATGACTCATACTACTGCCAAGTCAATTGAAGAAGGCAGAAATTCAATGTGGAAATGGCCATATCAGAATATGGAAATTGCATTTGATCAGTTTATAGAGCAAAAGAGAGCTCTTGAACTAATAGTAGTAAACTACTTGATCTGTCAAGTAGATACTGAAGATCAGATATGCATGGATTCATCTCATCACGAGTGACCTCACTACGCCAATATAAAAAACATGTAAAAACAACGATATAtagataaacaaaaaaaaaacccaGTTAAGAGGGTCGGTGATGAGTAACGCTTATTTTTGCTTTCTCGGGTTTCTACGTGTCGCCTGTTGTATTTCCCATTTCAGGAAAGAACATGTTTGCCTGAAATATGAATCTTGACCAGTCAATCCCTCCTCCTCTCCTTCCTTTCTGAGCTCGGAGAAGGGGAAAAACTTTTCTACATCTGGTGCTTACACCAATAAATAACAATTGATGTAATTGTAAATATCAAGATTTTCCTTGGAGAAAACTACTAGCTTCCTTAATTACGTCATGAAAATTATTTCCTTACTTATAGAGGAGAGCTAGTGAGTTTCTTTGCTGATATCATGAATTAGTTTCATATTTCTAAAAATTACTCAAGAGTAGTACGTAGATGTAATAAAATAACATGGTATTACGTGTATTTTCTGACACATTCACGTACACTTACACACATTAAGAGAGAGTAATAGAACGCCGCACCCACGCCACCCCCTCGGGGTCGGGATGGATGCATAGAAATTGCTAGCTTAGCTACTTGTTCATAACATCCAACTTTAGTTCAACcacagaaaaaaaaggaaaaagaaaaagaaattaacaGTAAGAAGAAAGAGAGCTAGAATAGAAGGGCAGATCTCTAGAAAATGgattcttctctctctctctctctctctctcccaaAACCCTATTTAAAGACAAGCTAAGCACACTCATTTCTTCAATGCACTTGTCTACTCCTCTTTTTATGTTTCTCAAAGCACCATTTTGACACTcttcataacttctttctctAATTTTATTCCACATTAATTGCACACGCTTCATCAATCACCTCTGAAAGCTAAGCTGCTTCTTGTTTCTTATTTAGAGAAATATATTGAACAAGTATTTGAAAGATGTCTAGTAGAAGGTCAAGATCAAGACATTCAGGAGGTTCAAGAATAAGTGAGGACCAAATCAATGATCTTGTTTCAAAGTTGCAACAGCTTCTTCCTGAGCTCCGGAATAGGTCCTCTGACAAGGTAATTTAATTTAAGTTGTATGTAGGTCTTATTTCTTATgtactcaaatatataattaatccCCAAATGTTCACCTCCACCGCCATCCAAAACCCCCGTGACTTGCCCTcagaaggtgattcaggattttCACGAAAATTATGATAAAGCGGTCTAATGGACCTTGCACATAAGACCTTACACAAATTTTCATCAATTTCTTAAGCATTTGCTCTAGAAACATTTTTGCGTCAATAAAGTTCAATAAGTAATACATTTATCTATCTAAACAATGAAATTTTAGGGTATGGACTATATATTGAACCCCCCCTTGTAACAATGTAGGTCCGCCCCACCGACCCTCCTCCTAACCTTTTTTTGGCACAATGAGGGAACAACCCTAAAATGTTTGGAGGCATCTTTTATTtgtgattaaaaataataaaagtaagCTTTGAAAAGATATATGTATTAAGAATAATCTAATTTCTTGTGATTTCCTCTTGAAATCAGTAAAATTCATTAATGTGTAGTAGTTACTGAGGTTTCATTGTTTTAAGGTCTTGGATTTGGAACATTGAAACCCAAATACTAGTATGATCTTATAACAGAAATTCCTACATATAGGATTCTTTTTTGTTGTCCGATCCCTTGATTTGTTGAACTTACTAAACTTAATTTTCTGATCTGAGTAATATATGTATTTGTTTAAAACATAGAGTTATTCCAATCTGAAATAATATAGTTATTTGGGCTTAATTTGGTGCAGGTTTCAGCAGCTAGAGTCTTGCAAGAGACATGCAACTACATAAGAAGCCTACACAGAGAAGTTGATGATCTGAGTGACAGATTATCAGAACTTTTGGAAACTTCAGACACTACCCAAGCAGCTCTAATTAGAAGCCTACTTATGCAATAGTCTCCTGttgctattttatttttattttcccaCTTTGCTTAATTATGCAGTTACCATTTTGTTTTTGGGGTTTTCCTCAGACTTTCTCTTTAACTGTTGACTGCTAGAAAAAAATGAGAATCCCGTTATGTTTCTGACTTGAACTTCTCGAGTTTTAGACTTTGCAAAGTTCACtcttatattattatattttgaacATTTTAGTAGCATTCACCCGTGTGACTATTGAAATTGAAACGAGAAAAACACCCTACTTATGAAGTACTAGAAGTCTGtctatagtttttttttttttggtaaaaaataaaaaccttgtttcaacCAAATGTATCATTATATACAAATTAACTCTAAACAATAACCTCTTAACAACAATTGAAGATAACACAACCAATAAGCTATCAGAGGTTCAACACGTCACCTTTTAGGAAGGGTACCTTTTAACTCTCTTCATTTAGCCCTTTGTCTCTAGTTAAATCGGGGTAAATTTGACAAATAGTCATGACACAAAAATCATAAGGTTGTTGCCTACTCATACAAAAAATCACAATTGCCGAAAAATACAACTTTTCGTTGCAATATTCTTTTactccattttttttattttttatctaatAAATATTGACGCAATTAAAAGAGGACTGACCTAATCCGACTCGTCCTAATTAAAAGATGATTGACCCAACCTGAATTTTAAAGTTGCCCTTTTGTGGCATTAATTACTGGGATTTTTTCTTATATATAAAATTAGGATAATATTTACCCAGTTTAACTAGATTTTCTTATTTacaaaaagtaactaaattttatTATGTACATGTATAAGTCTAGTAAAATGCTTCACCTTTCGTTTCAATTTAGACGAGGTAGTTTGACTTTGACATTAATTATTaggaaaaaaaaagacttttaaaacttgtggtcttaaaaacttaaggggtaaaagctttgtggtgCCATGACATTTGTAtgattataaaagtttctcattaagggtaaaatgggtaaaataaaatatttaaagttgaattatttcaaaTTGTAGAAATgcgtcattctttttggaacagattAATAAGAAAAATGTATCATCTAAATTAAAATATAGGGAGTACAATTTAAATAAAACTTCATATAATTTGTTGTTGTACAGAATTCGGTAAAAAGTTATACTTCACAACTTATATACAACTTGTATATAGTTTTTTTATTTGGATACAGAATCCGATCAAAAAGCTACAATTTACATATAACTTATATACAGCTTGTTTATAGTTATGTtagttgtaaatatttttatgtcaTTTGTACGCCCGACATGCGAAATACatataatatattaatattttcTTGTTCGAGTTTCCATCCAAAACCAATTCGAATTtttaccaaatttactcaaaattgagatttaaactctaaattttttttttcaatcatTTGCAATAACACCAAATCCAAACAAAATAATAATTTCGCAAATTTAATTTTCGGATTCAAATCTCCCAAACTTGTTAATGGCTGTCAATAAAGAAATTGTCATCCCTATAGGCAGATACTGATATTGACATCTTCGGGAAGGTTTACCTGAGAAGTTAAAAAAAGATCTGGATTCAGGGATTGCTGATGATGATGTTACCCCATAACACATTCAAGCTATGTTACTCGCGCTCTTCAAAAATGTTGTTGGGTACGTATCGGATCCTCTAAATTTAGTACATTTTTGAAGGATTCGACACGAATGCGGCAACACTTTTGAAGAGTTTGAGCAACATAGTATTCAAGACCTGCTACAGATCCTTTTTGTTCCTGTTGGCCGTTTCCAATTTGTTTCCGAACAATGAATTAAGTTTGATATTGCACAACTTGGTTTGGAAATCTATTTTGCTATTCAAAATCATAAAGAAATTTTGGCACCACAGAAGGTCTGTTTCCCGTTTTTTATTTTGTGGTGAATACTATTTAGGGAAATTACCAATTATGTTAGCCTATAAGTAAGTTAGtacaaaaattagtaaattcataaaatattactattattagccaattaattatttgtagtaaaaaatatcaaaatttttctttttttgtgagTGGGTGTTGTTGGAATAGATTGAAACATCTTAAGGAGTTtaaatctcagttttgggatgatttggtagaattttgaggtagtttgaattgaaaatttgaagtagaagatgaacatggaAAAAGATAATATGTGTATCACACTAAGTATCATTTGTGTATgatatatgtatcatatttgtgtcaaatgtgtatcacatgtatatccatgtataatTATGTGTGAGATACATGTGTCGCGGAATAATTTTTTGAATTCGATTTTAATTGCAAATTTTGATatcaaatcagtccaaatcacctccaatcttcctcaaattttgtgtattgactcatctatatgttttcgaTTAATTTTGACCATACCTATTGAAAAAGATCCCCTTTTACTTAGATTTTGGAACCTTATATGTatgtttttttttatatttcatcATCTTGTTTGccacctcatccatgaaattttctttttatcttacatctaatgttgttgatcacgcttaaaaatattgaaggagatctttgcgtgtgattcttggagaaataaaatccttatttatttgagtttttaTTTTTTGGATGTGCTTGGCTAACTTTGGTAAGTGTATGATTAATGACTAGAGGTTGGTAGGTTAtgacttatttgggacatttccGTAAAATCTTTTTACTAGTTTGTTGCTATGCTACAATTACTTTATATATAAATAGTTatatattaaattataattaagttaaaacttttCTAGTATGAGTAAATAAGTTTCTAATATAGTATAGTTAGGTAAACATTCCTCAAACTATTGAATactaaattgtcacgacccgaaattcccaccctcgggaccgtgatggcacataacatttcatttgctaggtaagccaacgttaggtATAGTTATtaactatttttaacaatttaaattcaataaaaacTAGTAAGCTAAATAAACTGAAATAAAGCAGATAAATATGATAAAACGGCGATATCCAAACAcaaatcccagaactggtgtcatgGATATACGAgcatctagagtactacaaataatagtctgaatgaaAGCATAACCGTCTGAATCGAAATAAACAGCCAGGGTAATGTAGAAGGGGAATTCAGGGTTGCGAACGTTGTGCacctgtacctcaagtctccagcAAGCATTGGATCCGAGCAATTAACTGACCGCCGCTAGGACCAATTctaaaatttgcacagaaagtgcaacgtgtagtataagtacaaccgaccccatgtactctgtaagtgtcgagcctaacctcgacaaagtagtgacgaggctaaaacgggtcacttacaataacaagTGCgcagtagtaataataataataataataataataataataataataataataataataataataataacaacaataacaataacaacaataatagtaataataataataataataataataataataataataacaataacgacaacaacaataacaataacaataacaataacaacaataataataacaacaataacaataacaacaataataacaacaataacaagaacaataataatagtaatagtagtagtagtagtagagaAGGGTCACATGAAATGACGATAAAGCAGTTAATTTATGAAAATGAACTCAATCATCGCAACCAGagaatccagaatatgagacctcaaaatatcatataaaatactataaactaacacaataatacaATGAGTACTACATACACAATCCGTCgcggcgcgcaatccgatcccaccgtacacacACAATGCTCCCTAATTCCACcacacgcaacccgatcccaccatatcattataatcaatatcaaaatcctccGGTATTCTACCATATCAtaactgttacggcgtgcaactcgatccataaataatttcaataaatgtaatcaatcCAATATCTAAATTACAAGAATCTCTACaattaaagaatatgaaagcaaagaAATAAAGGAACACACACTAATCAATGGAATGCTAAAAATAGTACAAAAAAAAACAAGACAAGTCAAGTACGCGACaattaaggtgtgcaagtaaGAAAATTAAGGCAAGTAGTAATTAATCACGGAGTCATGGAAGGGACGAACAATTCAATACAAGAAAaattaatgacaagtaacaatttacggcatagaaagcaattaaagcatgtaacagttaaggcaTGGAGTAAGATAACTCCTGAAATACGAGAAAGCATGGAAATAattattttgacggcgtatatacattTGTCGCCTCGCATATATGTCGTTACACACGTACTTCACATAATATATAGCTCAAGGgtccctaattccctcaaatcagggttagacccaatacttacctcgctttgcaactaACTCACAGCTCAA
It includes:
- the LOC104104384 gene encoding transcription factor PRE3-like: MSSRRSRSRHSGGSRISEDQINDLVSKLQQLLPELRNRSSDKVSAARVLQETCNYIRSLHREVDDLSDRLSELLETSDTTQAALIRSLLMQ